CGCCGACCTCAATCGAACCCCGGCCGAACATCGAATCGCACAGCACCGTCCTCGATCACCAAATTTGACGATGCCGACGATCAACATCCGCAGTCTGCTGGTGCTCACCGCGCTGACCGCGGCCGCGTGCGTGGAATCGCCGAAGCCGCAGCCGGCGCCCGCCACCTCCGCCGCGGTATCGCGCATTGCGTTCGGGTCGTGCAGCGACGAGGACCGGCCGCAGCCGCTCTGGCAGCACGTGGTTGCCGACGTTCCGGACGTCTGGGTGTGGTTGGGCGACAACATCTACGGCGACACGACGGACATGGCCGTGATGCGCCAGAAGTACGCGCGCCAGAAGTCGCATCCGGACTACCAGGCGCTACTCGGCACCGCGTCTGTCATCGGCACGTGGGACGACCACGACTACGGGCTGAACGACGGGGGCAAGGAGTTCCGGGCGAAGCGCGAAAGCCAGCAGGCCTTGCTCGATTTCTTCGACGTGCCCGCCGCCAGCCCGCGCCGCGCGCGTGCCGGTGTCTACGAGTCGTACGTCTACGGCGCGCCGGGCCGGCAGGTGAAAGTGATCCTGCTGGACACGCGCTACCACCGCGATCCGATCGGCTCGGGCGGCGACGTGCTGGGGGACGAGCAGTGGGCGTGGCTGGAGCGCGAACTGCGGAACAGCCAGGCGCAGGTGCACCTGATCGGCTCCAGCATCCAGGTGGTGCCGCAGGACCATCGGTTCGAGAAGTGGGCGAACTTTCCCGCCGAACGGGACCGGCTGTTCCGGCTGATCGGCGAGACGCGCGCGCCGGGCGTGGTGTTCCTGAGCGGAGACCGGCACATCGCCGAAATCTCCAGGCTTGAGGGAAGCGCCGCG
The window above is part of the Longimicrobium sp. genome. Proteins encoded here:
- a CDS encoding alkaline phosphatase D family protein, with product MPTINIRSLLVLTALTAAACVESPKPQPAPATSAAVSRIAFGSCSDEDRPQPLWQHVVADVPDVWVWLGDNIYGDTTDMAVMRQKYARQKSHPDYQALLGTASVIGTWDDHDYGLNDGGKEFRAKRESQQALLDFFDVPAASPRRARAGVYESYVYGAPGRQVKVILLDTRYHRDPIGSGGDVLGDEQWAWLERELRNSQAQVHLIGSSIQVVPQDHRFEKWANFPAERDRLFRLIGETRAPGVVFLSGDRHIAEISRLEGSAAGYPMYDITSSGLTHTWAEDRPEENRHRMGEKLVALNYGVLDIDWQARTLRFTIRDADRRTRLEQVIPLAELQAQ